In one window of Clavelina lepadiformis chromosome 4, kaClaLepa1.1, whole genome shotgun sequence DNA:
- the LOC143452592 gene encoding uncharacterized protein LOC143452592, with translation MSTVSDSSADVQIDEITSVTEMIPDSPDSPVQQSSPAPYVPIVRPGEQGAPAPMPQSADLADIQATVLQPVHRLFRPFKTTVTMPTLAVPAPPTTSAEDLLLWFQQLDELFQLVPDFEFMSKILTMVAATPAFHMAPLMKYISNGVTDKTREYEQFKQFLHARLILEIPSNM, from the coding sequence ATGTCGACGGTATCTGATTCCTCCGCTGACGTTCAAATTGACGAAATCACTTCAGTTACTGAGATGATTCCCGACTCACCCGATTCACCGGTTCAACAATCATCTCCCGCGCCGTATGTGCCGATCGTCAGACCTGGGGAGCAAGGCGCTCCTGCCCCCATGCCCCAGAGCGCTGATCTAGCAGATATACAAGCTACGGTGTTACAACCAGTACATAGACTATTTCGGCCGTTTAAAACAACCGTTACAATGCCGACCCTTGCGGTTCCTGCGCCGCCAACCACTTCGGCTGAGGATCTACTACTTTGGTTCCAGCAGCTGGATGAACTGTTCCAGCTGGTTCCTGATTTTGAGTTTATGAGCAAAATCCTTACCATGGTAGCAGCCACACCTGCTTTCCACATGGCCCCCTTGATGAAGTATATATCCAACGGGGTTACGGACAAAACCCGGGAATACGAacagttcaaacaatttttgcatgcccGGTTAATCTTGGAGATACCCTCCAACATGTAG
- the LOC143451937 gene encoding uncharacterized protein LOC143451937, producing the protein MAIRFEPACDDNVLWSIVPPCGPFPDSRRPDHPISMSPSMDIRYQNELSDQDRRTSNCSPQVCEQGAVERFGRRDFVRSPSEPNQYPAHFYPVPPAPGHQVMYKTRLNCCAFNEPMNCKFHDNHVPPILTYDVPKSSSSALDLSRTSMSHRHGFESSQGELYKAKFKRNTHRRNSVNDVSYKEYGYTNSMQAHARDGQPKDRTRHRSVHIPVDAARNAKVRKQNGDVIQRSSASGVTRKAEKTGLGVKIEHSVNKELKQVAESFAVVSKSDDVASVLDTEEQKARAAPSSEKQSAASQSSKIVIAPAADKFQESDAAEALLGLREGFYGAPCSKDNDTDTTVDAGTSRSDNSSASIAVNPDQPSTSHANIPGFNPTDVRETNHSPNDLVDEERTFNDVIRDDATAKANGGDVQSSAKHRCHFKKRICQKFAASLDQIKQDCLPESSTSNAAESSNLTRPTSQNGDGHGEPDSGHDLPSSTKSSDYREFSRKPDRSRPKTKEKLNRNVFDENSKAGLSKRRKTEKRRIDKDDDVKATKTMKQKEKVLEKINSNEKQQTKTLSSKQDDAGKQVSRVKDQRTKATSKSKSSTSNGGLATPKVIRVNSNKTKSKSNLYRVTSSLGSSCESLASEDVAHDVIVSESSSSDYSTDSDTDGDDSSKVDVTVTKETVTSSIITSRKQEGSPQRKAFILSKPKFSLPCKKSDDPEKKPTFLTPPSAPSPAFAKKDPVLINPVKPASPFPIGDGEKVKVAPKSAPSLSPSSKQNGFQIKKATFTFQSSGKQDDAPRTTVTSQCSVSFDQTQHADKSTFRFDREKMLRESTTKEKAIKRGSWKMESNFPFGTLSEGISFETLSKPNAAVAEDSGITKKTANQKSKSHHLPYNKDRLPRPTARPTALEAEHHLLRTKKGKKRGPSADSWPKNREVRAATSAKRLKLQEENMAKKKERVHDEATKTRNESNSKVSEKKIASELKTGKLAMTSSSRRKPSRVFKHHKYSTLKINPSQNNPSEDRGLSEFSLISRPLGLEHREMLAKSFEPDANPDAWSTDSIASRMSSSAASSRTSSLADDENDGDVIKTAALNSPNLRKRRHKRHRQVSAAETGTKSELLKRKQKKLFSESRCQGRQGANNVRGAATSSRATSAASGSTFKLLSLFPAPASLIAGHAAGELCPGYGATGSGQRSSLPLRWRKGEDISELKQKRQRDRWRSLTLDMFCLGATS; encoded by the coding sequence ATGGCGATTCGCTTTGAGCCGGCTTGTGACGACAACGTGCTGTGGAGCATCGTTCCCCCGTGCGGACCATTCCCAGATTCCCGCCGACCGGACCATCCCATCTCGATGTCCCCGTCCATGGATATACGATATCAGAATGAACTGAGCGACCAAGACCGACGCACCAGCAACTGTTCGCCGCAAGTATGCGAGCAAGGCGCCGTTGAGCGGTTCGGGCGCAGGGATTTTGTCCGAAGTCCATCGGAACCAAACCAATACCCAGCCCATTTCTACCCGGTGCCACCAGCACCAGGTCACCAAGTCATGTACAAGACCCGGCTTAACTGCTGCGCCTTCAACGAACCAATGAACTGTAAATTCCACGATAATCACGTCCCGCCGATTTTAACCTACGATGTCCCGAAGTCATCCTCCTCTGCTTTGGATTTATCCAGAACCTCAATGTCTCATCGTCACGGGTTCGAATCCAGCCAGGGAGAGCTTTACAAGGCTAAATTTAAGCGGAATACTCACAGACGTAATTCAGTTAACGACGTGTCGTACAAGGAATACGGTTACACGAACTCCATGCAAGCTCACGCACGAGATGGTCAGCCAAAGGACCGTACACGGCATCGCAGTGTCCATATTCCGGTCGATGCAGCAAGAAACGCCAAGGTTAGAAAACAAAATGGCGACGTAATACAACGTTCCAGCGCAAGCGGAGTCACGCGCAAAGCTGAGAAAACTGGATTAGGAGTCAAAATCGAACACAGCGTGAACAAGGAACTGAAACAAGTTGCAGAATCATTTGCTGTTGTGAGCAAAAGTGATGATGTTGCAAGTGTCCTCGATACAGAAGAACAGAAAGCAAGAGCTGCTCCGTCATCTGAGAAACAATCGGCTGCCAGCCAGTCTTCGAAAATTGTTATAGCTCCAGCCGCGGATAAATTCCAAGAATCTGACGCAGCCGAAGCTCTTTTGGGACTCAGGGAAGGATTCTACGGAGCTCCATGTTCTAAAGACAATGACACAGACACAACGGTTGATGCTGGCACTAGCAGGTCCGACAACTCTTCAGCATCGATCGCAGTGAACCCAGATCAACCTAGCACGTCTCATGCTAATATCCCAGGCTTTAATCCTACCGATGTACGTGAAACCAATCATTCTCCCAACGATTTAGTTGACGAAGAACGAACATTTAATGACGTAATTCGTGATGACGCCACAGCAAAGGCAAACGGAGGCGACGTACAGAGTTCAGCAAAACACAGGTGTCATTTCAAGAAGCGCATATGTCAAAAATTTGCCGCATCGTTGGACCAGATAAAACAAGATTGCCTGCCTGAATCAAGCACTTCTAATGCGGCAGAAAGCAGCAACTTGACGCGGCCCACGTCACAAAATGGCGACGGGCATGGTGAACCTGATTCAGGTCACGATTTGCCTTCTAGCACCAAAAGTTCAGATTATCGGGAATTTTCAAGAAAACCAGATCGATCACGgccaaaaacaaaagaaaaattaaacagaaACGTTTTTGATGAAAACAGTAAGGCGGGGCTAAGCAAGAGAAGAAAGACGGAAAAACGacgcattgataaggacgaCGATGTAAAAGCAACGAAAACAATGAAACAGAAAGAAAAAGTTCTAGAGAAAATCAACTccaatgaaaaacaacaaacaaaaactttaagtTCTAAACAAGATGACGCAGGCAAGCAGGTTTCTCGTGTCAAAGATCAAAGAACAAAGGCCACGTCCAAGTCCAAGTCGTCGACGTCAAATGGCGGCCTGGCTACCCCCAAAGTTATCCGAGTAAATTCGAACAAGACCAAATCGAAGTCGAATCTTTATCGCGTGACGTCATCACTAGGGTCCTCCTGCGAATCCCTGGCGTCTGAAGACGTAGCCCATGACGTCATAGTGTCGGAATCCAGCAGTAGCGATTATTCGACTGATTCTGACACAGACGGCGACGACAGTTCGAAAGTTGACGTCACAGTTACAAAAGAAACAGTTACTTCAtcaattattacgtcacggaAGCAGGAGGGGAGTCCCCAGAGGAAGGCGTTTATTTTAAGCAAACCCAAATTCTCTCTCCCTTGCAAAAAATCAGATGACCCCGAAAAGAAGCCGACATTCCTCACCCCTCCGAGTGCCCCTAGCCCCGCCTTTGCAAAGAAGGACCCGGTTCTGATAAATCCAGTCAAACCTGCCAGCCCCTTCCCGATCGGGGACGGGGAAAAAGTCAAAGTCGCTCCGAAATCCGCTCCCAGTCTTTCTCcttcttcaaaacaaaacgGATTCCAGATCAAGAAGGCGACCTTCACCTTCCAGAGCTCAGGTAAACAGGATGACGCACCTCGTACCACTGTGACGTCACAGTGCTCCGTTTCGTTTGACCAGACGCAGCACGCGGATAAGAGCACGTTTCGTTTCGATCGCGAGAAGATGTTGCGAGAATCGACGACGAAAGAAAAAGCGATTAAGCGCGGATCTTGGAAGATGGAATCCAACTTCCCTTTTGGGACTCTGAGTGAAGGAATTTCATTCGAGACTTTATCGAAGCCGAATGCCGCCGTAGCAGAAGATTCTGGAATAACTAAGAAAACAGCCAATCAGAAGTCCAAAAGTCATCACTTGCCTTACAACAAAGATCGTCTTCCGCGACCAACCGCGCGGCCCACTGCTCTCGAAGCGGAGCATCATCTTCTTCGAACGAAAAAAGGAAAGAAGCGGGGACCATCTGCCGACTCCTGGCCGAAAAATCGCGAAGTTCGAGCCGCCACTTCCGCGAAACGTCTCAAGCTACAGGAAGAGAATATGGCAAAGAAGAAAGAACGCGTCCATGACGAAGCGACGAAAACACGCAACGAATCGAACTCAAAAGTTTCGGAGAAAAAAATCGCGTCCGAACTCAAAACGGGAAAGTTagcgatgacgtcatcatcgcGACGTAAACCTTCGCGTGTGTTTAAGCATCACAAGTACTCGACCTTGAAGATCAATCCGTCCCAGAATAACCCCTCCGAAGACAGGGGTCTTTCGGAGTTCTCTTTGATTAGCAGACCCCTGGGGTTGGAACATCGCGAGATGCTCGCGAAGTCTTTTGAACCAGACGCGAATCCCGATGCCTGGAGCACGGATTCCATCGCGTCCCGCATGTCCTCGTCCGCCGCGTCTTCGCGGACTTCCTCCCTCGCTGATGACGAAAACgatggtgacgtcatcaagACCGCCGCTTTAAATTCCCCCAATTTGAGGAAACGACGACACAAAAGGCACCGACAAGTGTCAGCAGCGGAAACAGGAACCAAGTCGGAACTCCTCAAGCGGAAGCAGAAGAAACTTTTCTCCGAATCAAGGTGTCAGGGACGCCAAGGCGCTAACAACGTCCGTGGCGCTGCCACCTCGAGCCGAGCCACCTCAGCGGCATCAGGTTCcacttttaaattgttatccTTATTCCCCGCTCCTGCTTCGTTAATAGCTGGGCATGCCGCGGGAGAACTCTGCCCCGGGTACGGAGCCACTGGGTCGGGGCAGCGTTCTTCGCTCCCCTTGAGGTGGCGAAAAGGCGAAGATATCTCCGAGTTGAAGCAGAAGCGACAAAGGGATCGTTGGCGTAGTCTCACCCTGGACATGTTCTGCTTGGGCGCCACGTCATAG